In a genomic window of Planctomycetota bacterium:
- a CDS encoding ABC transporter substrate-binding protein, producing MENKFGFKDFALFVLLVFLIVSVWLAMEQFDRQWDDVKLVNTQVNQLTAEQSKLRKNIEDLTRTIQQGVHVNPDHPATTQTSQDTGGYDPFTGVREARKKPDFAQGDWCIDVFASKVGIITALTYKDLYGRLIQSQILETLVTIDADTLEEVPLIAKSWKIDDNSKAWKAYHDKALAKFGGQADADANVYADQLKTVLETKEKEGGKPVAGDSPAYAEAVAAAKEQWIKKQIDKDPERIPATTITFELRKDVVFSDGVGLTSADVVFSFDLLNNPALDAASTRQFYDNIDTCKANGPYEVVFTMKEPNYLALGMCGGREVLPKHFYEKFTIDQINEKPGLLLGSGPYRLPDPENWAPGKPIELVRNERYWGPQGGFDKIVYKEIINDVARVTAFKNGEVDMLAATPEQFEQLLKDKDLVARTQHYAYQAIPSGYMWLAWQQKRNNKPTMFADKRVRQAMTYLTERQRICDEVFHGYAVPANGPWPVGSKQADPSLKARPYDPVKGMALLKEAGWEDRNGDGVIEDKNGNPFKFKLTYPSGSADYDRIALFLKDSYARAGIVMELDPLEFNVLISRLEQQTFDAIILRWGGGAVESDIRQMFHSSQTNKGGDNVMNYISPELDKYIDLARSTVDPKERYPLWQKCHQILYEDQPYTFMVVQNSLRFFDKRIHNIVRNTQGINDPPRNEWYVPTPEQKWGK from the coding sequence ATGGAAAACAAATTCGGCTTCAAAGACTTCGCCCTCTTCGTCCTGCTGGTCTTTCTCATCGTCAGCGTCTGGCTCGCCATGGAGCAGTTCGATCGGCAGTGGGACGACGTCAAACTCGTCAACACGCAGGTCAATCAGCTCACCGCCGAGCAGTCCAAGCTCCGCAAGAACATCGAAGACCTGACGCGGACGATCCAGCAGGGCGTGCACGTCAATCCCGATCATCCCGCGACGACGCAGACGTCCCAAGACACCGGCGGTTACGATCCCTTCACCGGCGTGCGCGAAGCGCGCAAGAAGCCCGACTTCGCGCAGGGCGACTGGTGCATCGACGTTTTCGCCTCCAAAGTCGGCATCATCACGGCGCTGACCTACAAAGACCTCTACGGCCGGCTCATCCAGAGCCAGATTCTCGAAACGCTCGTCACCATCGACGCCGACACGCTTGAGGAAGTCCCGCTGATCGCCAAGTCGTGGAAGATCGACGACAACTCCAAGGCGTGGAAGGCGTATCACGACAAGGCGCTGGCGAAATTCGGCGGCCAGGCCGACGCGGATGCGAACGTCTACGCGGATCAACTCAAGACCGTTCTGGAAACGAAGGAAAAGGAAGGCGGCAAGCCCGTCGCCGGTGATTCGCCCGCGTATGCCGAGGCGGTCGCGGCGGCGAAAGAACAGTGGATCAAAAAGCAGATCGACAAAGACCCGGAGCGCATCCCCGCCACGACGATCACCTTCGAGCTCCGCAAGGACGTCGTCTTCTCCGACGGCGTCGGGCTCACCAGCGCCGACGTCGTCTTCAGCTTCGATCTGCTCAACAACCCCGCGCTTGATGCCGCCAGCACGCGGCAGTTCTACGACAACATCGATACGTGCAAGGCCAACGGACCTTACGAAGTCGTCTTCACGATGAAGGAGCCCAACTATCTGGCGCTGGGCATGTGCGGCGGGCGCGAGGTGCTGCCCAAGCACTTCTACGAGAAGTTCACGATCGATCAGATCAACGAAAAGCCCGGCCTGCTGCTGGGGTCCGGCCCGTATCGCCTGCCCGATCCGGAAAACTGGGCGCCGGGCAAACCCATCGAACTGGTCCGCAACGAGCGCTACTGGGGCCCGCAGGGCGGCTTCGACAAGATCGTCTACAAGGAAATCATCAACGACGTGGCGCGCGTCACCGCGTTCAAGAACGGCGAAGTCGACATGCTCGCCGCCACACCCGAGCAGTTCGAGCAGCTTCTCAAGGACAAGGACCTCGTCGCCCGGACGCAGCATTATGCGTATCAGGCGATCCCCAGCGGATACATGTGGCTCGCCTGGCAGCAGAAGCGCAACAACAAGCCGACGATGTTCGCCGACAAGCGCGTGCGGCAGGCGATGACGTATCTGACCGAGCGGCAGCGCATCTGCGACGAGGTGTTTCACGGCTACGCGGTGCCGGCGAACGGCCCCTGGCCCGTCGGCTCCAAGCAGGCCGACCCGAGCTTGAAGGCCCGGCCGTATGACCCGGTCAAGGGCATGGCGCTGCTCAAGGAGGCCGGGTGGGAGGACCGCAACGGCGACGGCGTCATCGAAGACAAGAACGGCAACCCGTTCAAATTCAAGCTGACTTACCCCTCCGGGTCCGCGGACTACGACCGCATCGCGCTGTTCCTCAAGGACTCGTACGCCCGGGCGGGCATCGTGATGGAGCTCGATCCCCTGGAGTTCAACGTGCTCATCTCGCGGCTGGAGCAGCAGACCTTCGACGCGATCATCCTCCGCTGGGGCGGCGGGGCGGTCGAATCGGACATCCGCCAGATGTTCCACTCCTCGCAGACCAACAAGGGCGGGGACAACGTGATGAACTACATCAGCCCCGAACTGGACAAGTACATCGACCTGGCCCGCAGCACGGTCGATCCGAAAGAGCGCTATCCGCTGTGGCAGAAATGTCATCAGATTCTTTATGAGGATCAGCCGTACACCTTCATGGTGGTCCAGAACTCGCTGCGTTTCTTCGACAAGCGCATCCACAACATCGTCCGCAACACGCAGGGCATCAACGACCCGCCGCGCAATGAGTGGTATGTGCCGACGCCCGAGCAGAAGTGGGGCAAATGA
- a CDS encoding ABC transporter permease subunit encodes MTTYIIRRLLLMIPTLIGITAVTFFVMGLSPGGVGGSLLNEFGEMEAEKAKALKEYYNRRYGLDKPLIVQYGRWLNQISPLGFRTEDTPEGMKFGSFGFKWPDLGKSFSKGRSVVELYKEALPVTLLLNVVTTPIIYFIAIITGIYSARHRGKLLDVGSGVLLLGTWSIPTIWSGVMLIGFFASREYWYWFPSAGLSSTLAQSMPFLPTWSDAGFVPGWLLDRCWHLVLPVACLTYGGFAFLSKLMRSAMLENLSADFVRTARAKGLSERVVLWRHAFRNSLLPLITMAANIVPGLLAGSVIVESIFSIPGMGLLTIDAIHARDRELVLAGALVAGILSMVSILIADLCYVLADPRVSYE; translated from the coding sequence ATGACCACTTACATTATTCGCCGACTTTTACTGATGATTCCGACACTGATCGGGATCACGGCGGTGACGTTTTTCGTCATGGGATTGTCGCCCGGCGGGGTCGGCGGGTCGCTGCTCAACGAGTTCGGCGAGATGGAGGCGGAGAAGGCCAAGGCGCTCAAGGAGTATTACAACCGGCGTTACGGGCTCGATAAGCCGCTGATCGTGCAGTACGGGCGCTGGCTCAATCAGATTTCACCGCTGGGATTTCGCACGGAGGATACGCCGGAAGGGATGAAGTTCGGTTCTTTCGGATTCAAGTGGCCGGACCTGGGCAAGAGCTTTTCCAAGGGTCGGTCGGTGGTCGAACTCTATAAGGAAGCGTTGCCGGTGACGCTGCTGCTGAACGTGGTGACGACGCCGATCATCTATTTCATCGCGATCATCACGGGCATTTACTCGGCGCGTCATCGGGGAAAGCTGCTGGACGTGGGGTCGGGCGTGCTGCTTCTGGGGACATGGTCGATTCCGACGATCTGGTCGGGGGTGATGCTGATCGGTTTTTTCGCGAGCCGGGAGTATTGGTATTGGTTTCCCTCGGCGGGGCTCAGTTCGACGTTGGCGCAGTCGATGCCGTTTTTGCCGACGTGGTCGGATGCGGGATTCGTGCCGGGATGGCTGCTGGATCGGTGCTGGCATCTGGTGTTGCCGGTGGCGTGTCTGACGTACGGAGGGTTCGCGTTTTTATCGAAGCTGATGCGTTCGGCGATGCTCGAGAATCTTTCCGCCGACTTCGTCCGCACCGCGCGGGCGAAGGGCTTGTCGGAACGCGTCGTGCTCTGGCGTCATGCTTTTCGCAACAGTCTGCTGCCGCTGATCACGATGGCGGCGAACATCGTGCCGGGGCTCTTGGCGGGGTCGGTCATTGTCGAGAGCATCTTTTCGATTCCGGGGATGGGGCTCTTGACGATCGACGCCATCCACGCGCGCGACCGCGAGCTGGTGCTGGCGGGGGCGCTGGTGGCGGGCATTTTGAGCATGGTGAGCATTCTGATCGCGGACCTGTGCTACGTGCTGGCGGATCCGAGGGTCAGCTATGAGTGA
- a CDS encoding polysaccharide deacetylase family protein, whose product MPTVCMYLQMHQPIRLRRYSVFDTDAQYYDHDLNAQVLAKVVEKCYEPTTKKLLDLVKRHKGKFRVSLSITGVLLDQLKQRAPKIIDQLAKLAATGCVEFLNETYYHSMAFLYSRDEFKEQLALHAALIEELFDQKPTVFRNTELIYNNDLAYYIDSLGGYKGLLAEGSDQVLAGRSANVVYRPPHTPELSLLVRNYRLSDDIAFRFSNRGWSEWPLSAEKYAAWIDRLGPAADVCNIFMDMETFGEHQWADTGIFNFLDKLPEAVLASDKSRFMTISEALAAHAPADEFDAPHMTSWADTERDLSAWLGNAMQSNALHELYKLEGPIKSHGDEALLEDWRRLTISDHFYYMCTKYFADGDVHTYFSPYESPYDSYINFMNVLDNLRTRIGAVSV is encoded by the coding sequence ATGCCCACTGTCTGTATGTACCTGCAGATGCACCAGCCGATTCGGCTGCGGCGGTACAGCGTCTTCGACACCGATGCGCAGTATTACGATCATGATCTGAACGCGCAGGTGCTCGCCAAGGTTGTCGAGAAGTGCTACGAACCGACGACGAAGAAGCTCCTGGACCTGGTCAAGCGGCACAAGGGCAAGTTCCGCGTGAGTCTGAGCATCACGGGCGTTTTGCTCGATCAGCTCAAGCAGCGGGCGCCGAAGATCATCGACCAGCTCGCCAAGCTCGCCGCCACCGGCTGCGTCGAGTTCCTCAATGAAACCTACTACCACTCGATGGCCTTCCTCTACAGCCGCGACGAGTTCAAGGAGCAACTCGCCCTGCACGCGGCGTTGATCGAAGAGCTTTTCGATCAGAAGCCGACGGTCTTCCGCAACACCGAGCTGATCTACAACAACGACCTGGCCTACTACATCGATTCGCTGGGCGGGTACAAGGGCCTGCTGGCCGAGGGCTCGGATCAGGTGCTCGCCGGCCGGTCGGCGAACGTCGTGTACCGCCCGCCGCACACGCCCGAACTGTCCCTGCTCGTCCGCAACTACCGGTTGAGCGATGACATCGCCTTCCGCTTTTCCAATCGCGGGTGGTCCGAGTGGCCGCTCAGTGCCGAAAAGTACGCCGCATGGATCGACCGCCTCGGCCCCGCTGCCGACGTCTGCAACATCTTCATGGACATGGAGACCTTCGGCGAGCACCAGTGGGCCGACACCGGCATCTTCAACTTCCTCGACAAACTCCCCGAAGCCGTGCTCGCCTCCGACAAGTCCCGCTTCATGACCATCAGCGAAGCCCTCGCCGCCCACGCCCCCGCCGACGAGTTCGACGCCCCGCACATGACAAGCTGGGCCGACACCGAACGCGACCTTTCCGCCTGGCTCGGCAATGCCATGCAGTCCAACGCCCTGCACGAACTGTACAAGCTGGAAGGCCCCATCAAATCGCACGGCGACGAGGCCCTGCTCGAAGACTGGCGCCGGCTCACCATCAGCGATCACTTCTATTACATGTGCACCAAGTACTTCGCCGACGGCGACGTGCACACCTACTTCAGCCCCTACGAATCCCCCTACGACAGCTACATCAACTTCATGAACGTCCTGGACAACCTCCGCACGCGCATCGGCGCCGTCAGCGTCTGA
- a CDS encoding entericidin A/B family lipoprotein — protein sequence MKYIAWMLMTGLMLSGLSACNTVEGAGRDLEQLGKHTSSTAREYNNYTPGEQPNGNPYQK from the coding sequence ATGAAATACATCGCATGGATGTTGATGACCGGCCTGATGCTCAGCGGGCTTTCCGCGTGCAATACGGTCGAGGGCGCGGGCAGGGATCTGGAGCAGCTTGGCAAGCACACCTCCTCGACCGCGCGCGAGTACAACAACTACACGCCCGGCGAACAGCCCAACGGCAATCCCTATCAGAAGTGA
- the prfA gene encoding peptide chain release factor 1: MSDDALLHRLDALLAEYEQLGQQLADPAVASDHLAASRIARQRAAIEPVCRQYAAYKSMLAESADLSRMIETETDAELRAIAESELAQLKPRAAALLETIKGDLVTSDDRAIGSVIVELRAGVGGDEAGIWAGDLLNMYEKYAVSKGWKWEPMSFSASEMGGYKAATIHVTGPGVWQHLGYEGGTHCVKRVPATESQGRVHTSTATVAVLPEPEEIDVKIPESDVKIEVTTARGPGGQNVNKVATAVRMTHLPTGIDVRMQDTKSQNQNRALAWQLLRARVYEYYQQQVDAERAQQRRSMIGGAGRGERIRTYRYKDNQAVDHRINQSFNLGEVLAGRLDELVTALIDYDKAQRLAAL; the protein is encoded by the coding sequence ATGTCCGACGACGCACTCCTTCATCGACTCGACGCATTGCTCGCGGAGTACGAGCAATTGGGTCAGCAGCTTGCCGACCCGGCCGTCGCGTCGGATCACCTCGCCGCCTCGCGCATCGCACGGCAGCGGGCGGCGATCGAACCGGTGTGCCGGCAGTATGCCGCGTACAAGTCAATGCTCGCCGAGTCAGCCGACCTCTCACGCATGATCGAAACGGAAACGGATGCGGAACTGCGCGCGATCGCCGAGTCGGAGCTGGCGCAGCTCAAGCCGCGCGCGGCGGCGCTGCTCGAAACGATCAAGGGCGACCTGGTCACCAGCGACGACCGGGCGATCGGTTCGGTGATCGTCGAACTCCGCGCCGGCGTCGGCGGCGACGAGGCGGGGATCTGGGCGGGCGATCTACTGAATATGTACGAGAAATACGCGGTTTCGAAGGGATGGAAGTGGGAGCCGATGTCGTTCAGTGCGTCGGAGATGGGCGGGTACAAGGCGGCGACGATTCACGTGACGGGGCCGGGCGTGTGGCAGCATCTGGGGTATGAGGGGGGGACCCATTGCGTGAAGCGCGTGCCGGCGACGGAGAGTCAGGGGCGGGTGCATACGAGCACGGCGACGGTGGCCGTGCTGCCGGAGCCGGAGGAGATCGACGTGAAGATCCCCGAGTCGGATGTGAAGATCGAAGTCACGACGGCTCGCGGGCCGGGTGGGCAGAATGTCAACAAAGTGGCAACGGCGGTGCGCATGACGCATCTGCCGACGGGCATCGACGTCCGGATGCAGGATACGAAAAGTCAGAATCAGAATCGTGCGCTGGCGTGGCAACTCCTGCGGGCGCGCGTCTATGAGTATTACCAGCAGCAGGTCGATGCGGAGCGGGCCCAGCAGCGCCGCTCGATGATCGGCGGAGCGGGGCGAGGCGAACGCATCCGCACCTACCGATACAAGGACAATCAGGCAGTCGACCACCGCATCAATCAGTCGTTCAACCTCGGCGAAGTATTGGCCGGCCGACTCGACGAACTGGTCACCGCCCTGATCGACTATGACAAAGCCCAGCGCCTCGCGGCTCTGTAA
- a CDS encoding glycosyltransferase: protein MPTFIGMKILYLLQPGTNSRSIFLDMIAGTRTAGHEAVILELDPLWTATSRMPQQRNAVQGDFCRLIATFIQHNGIDLTVGMWANGLTTLGLINHEGRLATIFDAIQHPHLMIWLDSPERANDGSVAPLFSTGVLQSPHLYHFINNTGTAAEMTELFNFNPRTVLPSRYGINPDLFRPDPNVPRRYDLMFSAGGGDRWTAPTPLMRDEVGKDEPDVDAVRRELAKQVEPKLDALSQSFDAAIRPGVRKVMSELLTMQIEQRDVTMTQRLSLIGRDAELKPAVAAFTKQINVYVQALQAIRSIEHFIRAFTFVHLAKHFNCAMFGTADFSAWGCDVKSAGFVPYEKQAAMYSQASVGLSVMRWQDEVGVHIKPMEIAASGVACLAHHRCGIEDLYVPGREIVTYHTLAEARNRLAALLADPTGLASIAEAGYQRTLVDHTWATVVSELVEKIEAHRSGADDTARQTKAA from the coding sequence ATGCCGACTTTTATCGGTATGAAGATTCTCTATCTGCTTCAGCCGGGCACGAATTCACGCAGCATTTTTCTGGACATGATCGCCGGGACGAGGACGGCGGGGCACGAAGCGGTGATCCTCGAACTCGACCCGCTCTGGACCGCCACCAGTCGCATGCCCCAACAGCGTAACGCCGTACAGGGCGACTTCTGCCGCCTGATCGCGACTTTCATCCAGCACAACGGCATCGACCTGACCGTCGGCATGTGGGCCAACGGCCTGACGACGCTGGGGCTCATCAATCACGAAGGCCGACTCGCCACGATTTTCGATGCGATCCAGCACCCGCACCTGATGATCTGGCTCGACTCGCCCGAACGCGCCAACGACGGCTCGGTCGCCCCGCTGTTCTCGACCGGCGTTCTGCAAAGCCCGCATCTGTATCACTTCATCAACAACACCGGCACCGCCGCGGAGATGACCGAACTATTCAACTTCAACCCACGGACCGTGCTGCCATCGCGCTACGGCATCAACCCCGATCTCTTCCGCCCCGATCCGAACGTGCCCCGGCGATACGATCTGATGTTCTCGGCCGGCGGGGGCGATCGCTGGACCGCTCCGACGCCGCTCATGCGCGACGAGGTCGGCAAGGATGAGCCCGATGTCGATGCGGTGCGGCGGGAGCTGGCCAAGCAGGTCGAACCCAAGCTCGATGCGCTCTCGCAGTCGTTCGACGCGGCGATCCGCCCGGGCGTGCGCAAGGTCATGAGCGAACTATTGACCATGCAGATCGAACAGCGCGATGTGACGATGACGCAGCGGCTTTCGCTCATCGGGCGCGATGCGGAACTCAAGCCGGCCGTCGCGGCATTCACGAAACAGATCAATGTTTATGTGCAGGCGCTGCAGGCGATCCGCTCGATCGAGCATTTCATCCGCGCGTTCACGTTCGTGCATCTGGCGAAGCATTTCAACTGCGCCATGTTCGGCACGGCGGATTTTTCGGCCTGGGGCTGCGATGTGAAGAGCGCCGGGTTCGTGCCCTACGAGAAGCAGGCGGCGATGTACTCGCAGGCGAGCGTCGGGCTGAGCGTCATGCGGTGGCAGGACGAGGTCGGCGTGCACATCAAGCCAATGGAAATCGCCGCCAGCGGCGTCGCCTGCCTGGCCCATCACCGCTGCGGGATCGAAGACCTGTATGTCCCCGGCCGGGAGATCGTCACGTATCACACACTCGCCGAGGCGCGCAATCGCCTGGCCGCGCTGCTCGCCGACCCGACCGGGCTCGCGTCCATCGCCGAAGCGGGCTACCAGCGGACGCTTGTCGACCACACCTGGGCGACGGTCGTCAGCGAGTTGGTCGAGAAGATCGAAGCCCACCGCAGCGGCGCCGACGACACAGCCCGGCAGACGAAGGCGGCTTAA
- the rpmE gene encoding 50S ribosomal protein L31 — MKADIHPQYVETKASCACGNTFTTRSTRKELHVDICSACHPFYTGKQKFVDTAGRVEKFQKRFGGNYFGARAKK, encoded by the coding sequence ATGAAAGCTGACATTCACCCCCAATACGTCGAGACCAAAGCGTCCTGCGCCTGCGGCAACACGTTCACGACCCGCAGCACCCGCAAGGAACTGCACGTGGACATCTGCTCCGCCTGCCATCCGTTCTACACCGGCAAGCAGAAGTTCGTCGACACCGCCGGCCGCGTCGAGAAGTTCCAGAAACGCTTCGGCGGAAACTACTTCGGCGCCCGCGCCAAGAAGTAG
- a CDS encoding Fe-S oxidoreductase: protein MKVSLFVTCLTDTFYPRVGEAVVRVLEHLGCEVDFPAAQTCCGQPMFNTGCHADARDLAKRMIDVFEQSEIVVTPSGSCCAMIRDYYHELLHDDPAYAERCTKFVKKTYEFAEFLLNVMKVDLKRQKCKWGGGADGNVPIKTTYHYSCHLRGLGMTNEAVRLLEQIGGIDYVPLNKTEQCCGFGGTFAVKYPEISGSMVRDKIGCVKDTGASVLVCNDGGCALNITGAMHRAGMPITTKHIAEIIAEGLGLMPMEQRREARQ, encoded by the coding sequence ATGAAAGTCAGTCTCTTCGTCACCTGCCTGACCGATACGTTTTACCCCCGCGTGGGCGAGGCGGTCGTGCGCGTGCTCGAACATCTGGGCTGCGAAGTCGACTTCCCCGCGGCGCAGACCTGCTGCGGGCAGCCCATGTTCAACACCGGCTGCCACGCCGACGCGCGCGATCTGGCCAAGCGCATGATCGACGTGTTCGAGCAAAGCGAAATCGTCGTGACGCCGTCCGGCTCCTGCTGCGCGATGATCCGCGACTACTATCACGAGCTTCTGCACGACGATCCGGCTTACGCGGAACGCTGCACGAAATTCGTCAAAAAGACCTACGAATTCGCCGAGTTTCTGCTCAACGTCATGAAGGTCGACCTGAAGCGCCAAAAGTGCAAATGGGGCGGCGGGGCCGACGGCAATGTGCCCATCAAAACGACGTACCACTATTCGTGCCACCTGCGCGGGCTGGGCATGACCAACGAAGCGGTGCGCCTGCTCGAACAGATCGGCGGGATCGACTACGTGCCGCTGAACAAGACCGAGCAGTGCTGCGGGTTCGGCGGGACGTTCGCCGTCAAATACCCCGAAATCTCCGGCTCGATGGTCCGCGACAAAATCGGCTGCGTCAAAGACACCGGCGCATCCGTGCTCGTATGCAACGATGGCGGATGCGCCCTGAACATCACCGGCGCCATGCACCGGGCCGGCATGCCCATCACGACCAAACACATCGCCGAGATCATCGCCGAGGGACTGGGGCTCATGCCGATGGAACAGCGCCGCGAGGCCAGGCAATGA
- a CDS encoding ABC transporter permease subunit has translation MTSAAALPLRRSPLSAARLGGAILIVMAAACLLSLPWSLAQYNAQQLDHVLEAPHAGAIMGTDRLGRSLAWRCLLGGAISLGIGLAAATITTLIGTAWGLVAGYVGGRVDAAMMRCVDVLYGLPYILLVVLLNVALQPVVERWLGPLAGNIVTLLIAIGAVSWLTLARVVRGQVLSIKQQPFVEAARAMGCSPLHIMTRHLLPNLLGPIIVYTTLTVPQAILQESFLSFLGIGVQPPLPSWGNLAADGLVELNPVKSHAWLLIWPCVLLGVTLLALNFMGDGLRDYYDPRSRSKR, from the coding sequence ATGACCTCGGCCGCCGCGCTGCCACTGCGTCGATCGCCCCTGTCCGCCGCCCGACTCGGCGGCGCGATCCTGATCGTCATGGCCGCCGCGTGTCTCCTTTCCCTGCCCTGGTCCCTCGCCCAGTACAACGCGCAGCAGCTCGATCACGTCCTGGAAGCCCCGCACGCCGGCGCGATCATGGGCACCGATCGCCTCGGCCGATCCCTCGCCTGGCGATGCCTCCTCGGCGGGGCCATCTCCCTGGGCATCGGCCTCGCCGCCGCCACCATCACCACCCTCATCGGCACCGCCTGGGGACTCGTCGCCGGTTACGTCGGCGGACGCGTCGACGCCGCCATGATGCGCTGCGTCGATGTCCTCTATGGCCTCCCCTACATCCTCCTCGTCGTCCTCCTCAACGTCGCGCTTCAGCCCGTCGTCGAACGCTGGCTCGGCCCGCTCGCCGGCAACATCGTCACCTTGCTCATCGCCATCGGAGCCGTGAGCTGGCTCACCCTCGCGCGCGTCGTCCGGGGTCAGGTCCTGAGCATCAAGCAGCAGCCGTTCGTCGAAGCCGCCCGCGCCATGGGCTGCTCGCCCTTGCACATCATGACCCGCCATCTCCTGCCGAACCTGCTCGGCCCGATCATCGTCTATACGACATTGACCGTCCCGCAGGCGATTTTGCAGGAGTCGTTCCTGAGCTTCCTGGGCATCGGCGTTCAGCCCCCCCTCCCGAGCTGGGGCAACCTCGCCGCCGACGGCCTCGTCGAACTCAACCCCGTCAAAAGCCACGCCTGGCTCCTGATCTGGCCCTGCGTCCTGCTCGGCGTGACCCTGCTGGCCCTGAACTTCATGGGCGACGGCCTGCGCGACTACTACGACCCACGATCCCGCTCAAAACGCTAA
- a CDS encoding iron-sulfur cluster-binding protein, with amino-acid sequence MSDHHEHPVALSKDGQSILFPSLPYDMHARAEAFIADEHIQTYVNRATLGRDNGRKAFTKQIFGDRHNDLRLLAGRIKQHTLDNLDYYLEQFIDNAEKSGAKVHFAADAKEANAICLDIARREKLTACVKSKSMVTEETHLVPELEAIGVEALETDLGEFILQIDNDAPSHIVTPMIHKDKTAVARAFVRELGAEYTEDPKELTTIARNYLRDKFRRADLGISGGNFLVAETGSVVICTNEGNGRFCTTAPRVHVAFVGIEKLVPTQMHLSVLLKLLAKHATAQPLTVYTHIMTGPKRAAEHDGPEQMHFILVDNGRTKILADPEYREALRCIRCGACLNACPVYRKTTGHAYGAVYSGPIGAVITPLFKGLENYKDLPNASSLCGACYEACPVKINLPELLIKLRRDMLSGRVTKWHERIMYKIGAIGLKSRFIYRVGGFFQRKMLRMLSKGGYIRKAPGPFKGWTIERDLPAPAAKDFRSWWKRHKS; translated from the coding sequence ATGAGCGATCACCACGAACATCCCGTCGCGCTCTCCAAGGATGGGCAGTCGATTCTGTTCCCCTCGTTGCCGTATGACATGCACGCGCGGGCGGAGGCGTTCATCGCCGACGAGCACATTCAGACCTACGTCAACCGCGCCACGCTCGGGCGCGACAACGGGCGCAAGGCCTTCACGAAACAAATCTTCGGCGACCGGCATAATGACCTGCGCCTCCTCGCCGGCCGGATCAAGCAGCACACGCTCGACAATCTCGATTACTACCTCGAGCAGTTCATCGACAACGCTGAGAAATCCGGGGCGAAAGTCCATTTCGCCGCCGACGCGAAGGAAGCGAATGCGATCTGCCTCGACATCGCCAGGCGTGAAAAGCTCACGGCCTGCGTGAAGTCCAAGAGCATGGTCACCGAGGAAACCCACCTCGTGCCCGAGCTGGAGGCGATCGGCGTCGAGGCGCTCGAAACGGACTTGGGCGAGTTCATTTTGCAGATCGACAACGATGCGCCGAGCCACATCGTCACGCCGATGATTCACAAGGACAAGACGGCCGTGGCGCGGGCGTTCGTGCGCGAACTCGGCGCGGAGTACACCGAAGACCCGAAGGAACTGACGACCATCGCGCGGAACTATCTGCGGGACAAATTCCGCCGGGCGGACCTGGGCATCAGCGGCGGGAATTTCCTTGTCGCGGAGACGGGGTCGGTGGTGATCTGCACGAATGAGGGCAACGGGCGCTTCTGCACGACCGCCCCGCGCGTGCATGTCGCTTTCGTCGGGATCGAGAAACTGGTGCCGACGCAAATGCACCTGAGCGTGCTGCTCAAACTGCTCGCCAAACACGCCACCGCGCAGCCATTGACCGTGTACACGCACATCATGACCGGCCCGAAGCGCGCGGCTGAGCACGATGGCCCGGAACAGATGCACTTCATTCTCGTCGACAACGGGCGCACGAAGATTCTCGCGGACCCCGAGTATCGCGAAGCGCTGCGGTGCATCCGCTGCGGGGCGTGTCTCAATGCGTGCCCGGTGTATCGCAAGACGACGGGGCATGCGTACGGCGCGGTCTATTCGGGGCCGATCGGCGCGGTGATCACGCCGCTGTTCAAGGGGCTTGAGAACTACAAGGATTTGCCGAACGCTTCGAGTCTCTGCGGGGCGTGCTACGAGGCGTGTCCGGTCAAGATCAATCTGCCCGAGCTGCTCATCAAGCTGAGGCGCGACATGCTCAGCGGGCGGGTGACCAAGTGGCACGAGCGCATCATGTACAAGATCGGCGCGATCGGCCTCAAGTCGCGCTTCATCTATCGCGTCGGCGGATTTTTCCAGCGGAAGATGCTGCGGATGCTTTCCAAGGGCGGGTACATCCGCAAAGCGCCGGGGCCTTTTAAGGGTTGGACCATCGAGCGCGACCTGCCGGCGCCGGCGGCGAAGGATTTTCGAAGCTGGTGGAAACGGCATAAATCATGA